The Panicum virgatum strain AP13 chromosome 5K, P.virgatum_v5, whole genome shotgun sequence genome has a window encoding:
- the LOC120707047 gene encoding stress-response A/B barrel domain-containing protein HS1-like, with translation MAAGGGVVKHILLVRFKEEVTPERLDQLIRGYAALVDAVPSMKAFHWGTDVSIENMHQGFTHVFESTFESAEGVKEYIEHPAHVEFANVFLPLLEKVVIIDYKPTSVN, from the exons atggcggccggcggcggcgtggtgaaaCACATCCTGCTGGTGCGCTTCAAGGAGGAGGTGACGCCGGAGCGCCTGGACCAGCTCATCCGGGGCTACGCGGCGCTCGTCGACGCCGTCCCCTCCATGAAGGCCTTCCACTG GGGAACTGATGTGAGCATCGAAAACATGCATCAAGGGTTCACCCATGTGTTTGAGTCCACATTTGAAAGCGCAGAAGGAGTGAAGGAGTACATCGAGCACCCAGCGCATGTTGAATTCGCAAATGTATTCTTGCCTCTATTAGAAAAGGTCGTCATAATCGACTACAAACCGACTTCTGTCAATTGA
- the LOC120707048 gene encoding UDP-N-acetylglucosamine--N-acetylmuramyl-(pentapeptide) pyrophosphoryl-undecaprenol N-acetylglucosamine transferase-like has protein sequence MAAPAGQRASPARSTIRFFSLRDTQTPHLPFRTRAAVPTRARLRCHLSHSSDSTPTPSSPTTSDPDPDPDPDPEDSLRFAFACGGAGAGGRVYSAIALADELHASLPSSRSLILGAPSPSLEFSAAAAASYPFAPVPPRCLPRGILAAALHLRRFRPHVLVATGGAPVLPACLAALLLGLPFVIQDQDASPAPATRLLAPFALRVFLAFNAPVRLLPKRKCAVYGNPVRMSILKCRASKAEALSRFFPRAGLLGEQEAQVLLVLGGAEGSPEINVAVLNVYYEMLRKRKDRYIIWQTGTETFCEMESLVRGHRRLFLTPFLHELEMAYAASDVVISRAGAMTCTEILATGKPSILIPLPTILDHHQTRNAYIMADIMGAKVITEDELDSSSLTSAVDEIFGDEKLMADMSQKALTAARPNASADIIRHICSLIGSPYPT, from the exons ATGGCGGCCCCCGCCGGCCAGCGCGCCTCGCCCGCTCGCTCCACCATCCGCTTCTTCAGCCTCCGCGACACCCAAACCCCACACCTCCCCTTCCGCACACGCGCCGCGGTGCCCacccgcgcgcgcctccgctgccacctCTCCCACTCCAGTGACTCAACCCCAACCCCGAGCTCCCCCACCACCTCCGACCCAGACCCCGACCCCGACCCCGACCCCGAAGATTCCCTGCGCTTCGCCTtcgcgtgcggcggcgctggcgcgggcGGCCGTGTCTACTCCGCCATCGCGCTCGCCGACGAGCTCCACGCCTCGCTGCCTTCCTCCCGCTCCCTCATCCTCGgcgcgccctccccgtccctcGAATTCTCCGCAGCCGCAGCGGCATCCTACCCGTTCGCGCCCGTCCCGCCGCGCTGCCTCCCGCGCGGGATCCTCGCCGCGGCACTGCACCTCCGCCGCTTCCGCCCGCACGTCCTTGTCGCCACGGGGGGCGCGCCCGTGCTGCCAGCCTGCCTggccgcgctcctcctcggcctccccttcgtgATCCAGGACCAGGACGCATCCCCCGCGCCCGCCACCCGCCTCCTCGCCCCCTTTGCCCTCCGCGTCTTCCTCGCCTTCAACGCCCCCGTGCGCCTCCTCCCCAAGCGCAAGTGCGCCGTCTACGGGAACCCCGTCCGCATGTCCATTCTCAAGTGCCGGGCGTCCAAGGCCGAGGCGTTGTCGCGCTTCTTCCCGAGGGCAGGGTTGTTGGGTGAACAGGAAGCGCAGGTCCTGCTCGTGCTTGGAGGAGCGGAGGGGTCGCCCGAGATCAATGTCGCGGTGCTCAATGTCTACTACGAGATGCTCCGGAAGAGGAAGGATCGGTACATTATATGGCAGACGGGGACGGAGACTTTCTGCGAGATGGAGAGTCTCGTCAGGGGCCATCGCCGACTTTTTCTTACTCC ATTCTTGCATGAACTGGAAATGGCATATGCTGCTTCTGATGTTGTAATTTCTCGGGCTGGTGCAATGACATGCACTGAGATATTGGCCACTGGGAAACCATCAATTCTG ATACCCCTGCCAACAATTCTGGATCATCACCAAACGAGAAATGCATATATCATGGCTGATATCATGGGGGCAAAGGTCATCACCGAAGATGAACTTGATTCTAGCAGTCTCACATCTGCAGTTGATGAAATCTTTG GTGATGAGAAATTGATGGCAGACATGTCTCAGAAGGCACTAACTGCAGCCCGACCAAATGCTTCTGCTGATATAATTCGCCACATCTGTTCCCTGATTGGTTCACCCTACCCAACATGA